A single region of the Gossypium arboreum isolate Shixiya-1 chromosome 12, ASM2569848v2, whole genome shotgun sequence genome encodes:
- the LOC108477687 gene encoding protein EXORDIUM-like 4 produces MASFFSIRLVSFNLLLLLCFIPFICYGATFDPFTEKTKITYHDGPILTGMVNLHLIWYGKPEEIQREVIMDFLKTLSTEGNQKVQPHVSRWWNVVESYQLAIKGKPTIGVESPKIEVKVAKEDTIDYAYGKVLTTQYDIPRLIKDVNRGDPNLLPLIITAKDVSMHGLCAGKCADHGIFENNKGFIVIGDPEIECPGACGWPFHEVDAGPKGPVFKPPNKNMAADAMVVALASALVNTITNPQNTGFYGGIEFDPIESTTACKGIFGPGAAPGNPGKVFTDRKTGENFSAHGNNGRRFLLPAIWNPTTSTCWTITSRYFST; encoded by the exons ATGGCATCTTTTTTCTCAATTCGCCTTGTCTCCTTTAACCTCTTGTTGCTCCTTTGCTTTATCCCATTTATTTGCTATGGAGCTACCTTTGATCCCTTCACTGAAAAAACAAAAATCACCTATCATGATGGCCCAATCCTCACTGGAATGGTAAATTTACACCTTATTTGGTATGGAAAGCCTGAAGAAATTCAAAGGGAAGTGATTATGGACTTCCTCAAAACATTAAGCACAGAAGGCAATCAGAAAGTCCAACCTCACGTTTCGAGATGGTGGAATGTGGTTGAAAGCTATCAATTGGCTATAAAGGGAAAACCAACTATAGGAGTTGAGAGCCCAAAAATCGAAGTGAAAGTGGCAAAAGAGGACACCATTGATTATGCGTATGGGAAAGTCTTGACAACACAATATGATATTCCACGTCTTATTAAAGATGTCAATCGTGGAGATCCAAACCTCCTCCCTCTCATCATAACCGCAAAAGATGTGAGTATGCATGGGCTTTGCGCTGGAAAATGTGCTGACCACGGGATATTTG AGAACAACAAAGGATTCATCGTGATTGGAGACCCTGAAATAGAATGCCCTGGAGCATGTGGATGGCCTTTCCACGAGGTTGATGCAGGGCCAAAGGGACCGGTCTTTAaaccaccaaataaaaatatggCAGCTGATGCAATGGTAGTTGCATTGGCAAGCGCATTAGTTAATACAATCACTAATCCCCAAAATACGGGCTTTTATGGTGGAATCGAGTTTGATCCAATTGAATCTACTACAGCTTGTAAAGGCATTTTTGGTCCCGGAGCCGCCCCTGGAAATCCTGGCAAGGTCTTTACTGATCGAAAAACTGGCGAGAATTTCAGTGCTCATGGAAATAACGGGCGCAGGTTCTTACTTCCTGCAATTTGGAACCCTACAACTTCTACCTGTTGGACTATCACTTCACGCTATTTTTCTACTTGA